A portion of the Microaerobacter geothermalis genome contains these proteins:
- the purQ gene encoding phosphoribosylformylglycinamidine synthase subunit PurQ — MKCAVIVFPGSNCDMDMYNAIEDCMDGVTVNYIWHSDSGLEEYDAIFLPGGFSYGDYLRSGAIARFAPVMAEVVEAAEKGKLVMGVCNGFQILLEAGLLPGAMRRNEGLKFSCKYTPLTVENNHTPFTNQYELGEEISIPIAHGEGNYYCDEETLKNLRENRQIVFRYLHNPNGSIDNIAGITNKKGNVLGMMPHPERAVHTLLGSEDGKGMFHSIIRYWRGD, encoded by the coding sequence ATGAAATGCGCAGTCATCGTTTTCCCTGGTTCCAACTGTGATATGGATATGTACAATGCCATTGAAGACTGCATGGATGGGGTGACAGTCAATTATATATGGCATTCCGACTCCGGTTTGGAGGAATACGATGCGATATTCCTTCCCGGCGGATTTTCTTATGGTGACTATTTACGCTCCGGTGCCATTGCCAGATTTGCACCTGTGATGGCCGAAGTGGTGGAAGCTGCCGAAAAGGGTAAGTTGGTGATGGGAGTATGCAATGGATTTCAGATTTTGCTGGAAGCCGGATTACTTCCCGGAGCGATGAGAAGAAATGAGGGGTTAAAATTCTCATGTAAATATACCCCCCTTACGGTGGAGAACAATCATACTCCCTTTACCAACCAATATGAACTGGGGGAGGAAATATCCATACCGATTGCCCATGGTGAAGGAAATTACTACTGTGATGAAGAGACATTAAAAAATTTAAGGGAGAATCGTCAAATTGTTTTTCGTTATCTGCATAATCCGAATGGTTCAATCGATAATATTGCCGGTATTACGAATAAAAAGGGAAACGTGTTGGGGATGATGCCCCACCCGGAAAGGGCGGTTCACACATTACTGGGCTCAGAAGACGGAAAGGGAATGTTTCATTCCATCATCCGCTATTGGAGGGGAGATTAA
- the purS gene encoding phosphoribosylformylglycinamidine synthase subunit PurS, whose product MYKAMIYITLKQSVLDPQGNAVKHALFSLGFDEVDEVRIGKYMEVTLEAESRKMAEERVKEMCEKLLANTVIEDYRFDLMEG is encoded by the coding sequence ATGTATAAAGCAATGATTTATATTACTTTAAAACAAAGTGTATTGGATCCTCAAGGGAATGCGGTAAAACATGCTCTTTTTTCCCTCGGATTTGATGAAGTGGATGAGGTAAGAATCGGAAAGTACATGGAAGTTACCCTCGAAGCCGAATCAAGAAAAATGGCTGAAGAACGAGTCAAAGAGATGTGTGAGAAACTACTGGCCAATACGGTGATTGAAGATTACCGCTTTGACCTGATGGAGGGATAA